Proteins co-encoded in one Cataglyphis hispanica isolate Lineage 1 chromosome 4, ULB_Chis1_1.0, whole genome shotgun sequence genomic window:
- the LOC126848748 gene encoding DNA-directed RNA polymerase III subunit RPC7-like produces MAGRGKGKASMSFSMEQLGFSKGDMLPAPVLQPSPSYPMLDHKPLPIQMTTEMSYLVELKRDFTEYMRESSNNVQAVILNEDIERYCEDYEETITGYNRSEYESKYDWSRMPMELKSSRKRKIEQSVKPDKKRKIMKTSNIENKLIELEKEESTQRLNTEEEVEDEEEDEDKNKEEEHVKDEEEVDEEMDDGTDYANDYFDTGENYYSEDDNDDGPVF; encoded by the coding sequence ATGGCAGGACGTGGCAAAGGAAAAGCTAGTATGTCTTTCTCTATGGAGCAATTAGGCTTCTCTAAGGGAGACATGCTACCAGCACCAGTTCTGCAACCATCGCCAAGTTATCCCATGTTGGATCATAAGCCTTTACCAATACAGATGACAACCGAAATGAGCTATTTAGTAGaattaaagagagattttaCTGAGTATATGCGAGAGTCGTCAAATAATGTGCAAGCGGTCATATTGAATGAAGACATTGAACGATATTGTGAGGATTATGAAGAGACTATCACAGGATATAATAGATCAGAATATGAATCGAAATATGATTGGAGCAGAATGCCGATGGAATTAAAATCATCGCGGAAGCGTAAAATCGAACAGAGTGTAAAGCcggataaaaaaaggaaaatcatGAAAACatctaatattgaaaataaactgATAGAAttggagaaagaagaaagtacACAGCGGCTTAATACAGAGGAGGAGGTGGAAGATGAAGAAGAGGATGAAGACAAAAACAAGGAAGAGGAGCATGTGAAGGATGAGGAGGAAGTAGATGAGGAAATGGATGATGGGACTGATTATgcaaatgattattttgatactggtgaaaattattacagtgaAGACGATAATGATGATGGACCTGTTTTTTGA
- the LOC126848750 gene encoding diphthamide biosynthesis protein 3 yields MAQSNYYDEVEIEDFEYDEDEGIYYYPCPCGDQFQITLADLASGEEEVTCPSCSLVIKVIYDKELFRAKQEELEKMGKKKKLIVQKV; encoded by the coding sequence atggcACAATCAAATTACTACGACGAGGTGGAGATCGAGGATTTCGAGTACGACGAGGACGAAGGAATCTATTATTATCCTTGTCCGTGTGGCGatcaatttcaaattactCTCGCCGATTTGGCCAGCGGCGAGGAAGAAGTCACATGTCCTTCCTGCTCTCTTGTGATTAAGGTGATTTATGATAAAGAGTTATTTCGCGCTAAGCAAGAAGAACTTGAAAAAAtgggcaaaaagaaaaaattgatagtgcaaaaagtttaa
- the LOC126848747 gene encoding glycerol-3-phosphate phosphatase-like isoform X1: MDAINIKALTSENVLNFLRSFDTVLTDCDGVLWMHMTPLPNSSDVINLFRKLGKQVFYITNNSTKTRDDLVEKCKALKFEASKDDILCTANLSACYLQSLGFSKKTYVIGSEAIARELEQVGISYYGIGPDVINPNSPYSVFEKDPEVAAVIVGFDEHFSYPKMIKAATYLNDASVHFIGTNTDERFPVSNDVVIPGTGSLVRCIESCSERKAVIMGKPEKYMCKMLMKRSNINPQRTLMIGDRCNTDILFGTRCGFLTLLVLTGVTALPDVEKWKQSEHQEERDLIPNYYIDALGDLLPYLKELESEIS; this comes from the exons atggatgcgataaatataaaagcgcTCACCTCTGAGAACGttctgaattttttgagatCTTTCGACACCGTGTTGACCGATTGCGACG GAGTGCTATGGATGCATATGACACCTTTGCCGAATTCATCAGACGTGATAAATCTGTTTCGCAAGCTTGGCAAGCAAGTCTTCTATATCACCAACAACAGTACGAAAACGCGCGATGATCTAGTGGAGAAGTGTAAGGCTCTGAAATTTGAGGCGAGTAAGGACGATATCTTGTGCACTGCTAATCTATCAGCGTGTTATCTACAAAGTCTAGGCTTTTCCAAAAAGACCTATGTTATAGGTTCCGAAG caatCGCAAGAGAATTAGAACAAGTTGGTATCTCATATTATGGGATAGGACCAGATGTAATTAATCCAAATAGTCCATATTCTGTTTTTGAGAAAGATCCAGAAGTAGCTGCTGTTATAGTTGGTTTTGATGAGCATTTCAGTTATcctaaaatgataaaagcagCCACCTATTTAAATGATGCTAGTGTACATTTTATTGGTACCAATACGGATGAAAGATTTCCAGTCTCAAATGATGTTGTTATACCTG GTACAGGAAGTCTAGTTAGATGCATAGAAAGCTGTTCAGAAAGAAAAGCAGTAATCATGGGTAAaccagaaaaatatatgtgtaaaatgttGATGAAACGATCTAATATTAATCCTCAGCGCACTTTAATGATTGGAGATCGTTGTAATACTGACATACTTTTTGGAACCCGTTGCGGTTTTCTAACGTTATTAGTCCTGACGGGAGTGACTGCTTTGCCGGACGTTGAAAAGTGGAAGCAATCTGAACACCAAGAAGAACGGGATCTTATacctaattattatatagatgcaCTCGGCGATTTATTACCATACTTGAAGGAATTGGAATCTGAAATATCTTAA
- the LOC126848747 gene encoding glycerol-3-phosphate phosphatase-like isoform X2, producing the protein MHMTPLPNSSDVINLFRKLGKQVFYITNNSTKTRDDLVEKCKALKFEASKDDILCTANLSACYLQSLGFSKKTYVIGSEAIARELEQVGISYYGIGPDVINPNSPYSVFEKDPEVAAVIVGFDEHFSYPKMIKAATYLNDASVHFIGTNTDERFPVSNDVVIPGTGSLVRCIESCSERKAVIMGKPEKYMCKMLMKRSNINPQRTLMIGDRCNTDILFGTRCGFLTLLVLTGVTALPDVEKWKQSEHQEERDLIPNYYIDALGDLLPYLKELESEIS; encoded by the exons ATGCATATGACACCTTTGCCGAATTCATCAGACGTGATAAATCTGTTTCGCAAGCTTGGCAAGCAAGTCTTCTATATCACCAACAACAGTACGAAAACGCGCGATGATCTAGTGGAGAAGTGTAAGGCTCTGAAATTTGAGGCGAGTAAGGACGATATCTTGTGCACTGCTAATCTATCAGCGTGTTATCTACAAAGTCTAGGCTTTTCCAAAAAGACCTATGTTATAGGTTCCGAAG caatCGCAAGAGAATTAGAACAAGTTGGTATCTCATATTATGGGATAGGACCAGATGTAATTAATCCAAATAGTCCATATTCTGTTTTTGAGAAAGATCCAGAAGTAGCTGCTGTTATAGTTGGTTTTGATGAGCATTTCAGTTATcctaaaatgataaaagcagCCACCTATTTAAATGATGCTAGTGTACATTTTATTGGTACCAATACGGATGAAAGATTTCCAGTCTCAAATGATGTTGTTATACCTG GTACAGGAAGTCTAGTTAGATGCATAGAAAGCTGTTCAGAAAGAAAAGCAGTAATCATGGGTAAaccagaaaaatatatgtgtaaaatgttGATGAAACGATCTAATATTAATCCTCAGCGCACTTTAATGATTGGAGATCGTTGTAATACTGACATACTTTTTGGAACCCGTTGCGGTTTTCTAACGTTATTAGTCCTGACGGGAGTGACTGCTTTGCCGGACGTTGAAAAGTGGAAGCAATCTGAACACCAAGAAGAACGGGATCTTATacctaattattatatagatgcaCTCGGCGATTTATTACCATACTTGAAGGAATTGGAATCTGAAATATCTTAA